The Candidatus Sphingomonas colombiensis genome contains the following window.
GGCGATATGCGGGGGCACCATGATGCGCACGCCATTGTCGAGCACCGCGGGCTTGTAGCTGGACGAGGCGGTCTGCCCCTTCACCACCGCATCAGCCTCGACGATCGTGGCTTCGATCGTGTCCGGCAGCTGCACGCTGATGGCTTCGTCGTCATAAAGCTCCATCACCACGTCCATCCCGTCCTGCAGGAAGGCGGCGGCGTCGCCGAGCAGATCACGCGGCAGCGTCACCTGATCGTAGGTGTCCTTGTCCATGAAGACGAGCCCGTCGCCCTCAGCGAACAGGAACTGGAAATCCTTGGTGTCGAGCCGCACGCGCTCCACCGTCTCGGCGGAGCGGAAACGGACGTTGTTCTTGCGGCCGTCGCGCAGGTTCTTCAGCTCGACCTGCATATAGGCCCCGCCCTTGCCGGGCTGGGTATGCTGGATCTTCACGGCGCGCCAAATGCCGTTCTCGTATTCGATGATGTTGCCGGGACGGATGTCCACGCCGCTGATCTTCATGGGTCTTGACCTACTGGAAAGAGCGTTGGGGCCGTTGCCGGCCCCGTTGCCGCGCGATCTAGCGGCGCGCGCGCGATCCGGCAAGCTGGCCCGAGATCAGCGCTGCGCCAGCACCTCGGTGAAGGCGCGCACCGCCGCCGCCTCGTCCCCACCCCACACGGCATTGCTCACCGCGAGGAAATCCGCGCCCGCCGCAACGAGCGGGGGGGCGTTCGCCGGGGTGATGCCGCCGATCGCGACACAGGGCAGCTCGAACAGCGCGGACCACCATGACAGGATCACCGGCTCGGGATGATGCCGCACCTCTTTAGTGGAGGTGGGATAGAAAGCGCCGAACGCGACATAATCCGCCCCCGCCTCACCGGCCTCCATCGCGAGATGGCGGCTGTCGTGACAGGTCACGCCGATCTGCACATTGGGGCCGAGCACAGTGCGCGCCTCTCGCGGATCGCCATCCTCCTGCCCGAGATGCACGCCGTCCGCGCCGAGCCGCTTGGCGAGGCTGATCGAATCATTGACGATGAAGGCGCATTCGCGATCGGCGCAGATGCGCTGAAGCGGCTCGGCGAGACGCGCCGCCTCGTGCTGATCCACGCCCTTCACGCGATACTGAAAGGCGGCGACATCCCCGGCGTCGAGCGCACGGGCAAGGCGATCGCCGAACCCACCCGACACGTCGAGCGGGGAAATCAGGTAGAGCTGGCAGGGCGGTCGCCGAAGATCGCGCACGAATGCAGCGGCAAAATCGGGGTCGAGCGGGCCAAGCGGATCTTCTTCGTCCATTGCGCCGCCCTACGGGCAGTGCCGCGCGCCCGCAATGGGGCCGCGAGTCAGGCCGTCCCTCTGGCCCAGGCCCTCGCCGCCTCCAGCTCGCTCATTCCGAATGTTTTCAACTCGATCGGCAGCATCGCCGCCACCACCCGGGCGACCGGGCCGATCCAGCCCGAATCCGTCACCATCGCGCAACGCCCGAAACGATCGAGATGGCCGAAGCTCCACTTCACGTCCTGCCACCACAGATGCGGCGCGATCCCGCCGAACTTGCGGACCACCTCGACGATATTGACCTTGCCGTGCGTGCCGAACTCGCCTTCCAGCGTCGTCACCACCTTATCGAAATCAGCGCGGGTGATGGTGCCGTCCACCACCAGTTCGACCAGTCCGTCGTCGGCGACTTCGATCACCAGCATCTCGCCTCTCCTCAATTCTCCGCCGCGATGCGCCGGATCGCGCGCTCATAGGCGGCCGGTTCCTGCGCGCCCTGAATGATATAACGCTCGTCGACGATGATGGTTGGCACCGAGGTGACGCCATTCTGTCGCCATTCCTGTTCGGCGGCGCGCACGTCGGCGGCATAAACGCCGCTTTCGATCACCGCGCGGGCGGCCGCCTCGTCCAGTCCCGCCGTGCGCGCGGCCTCGGCCAGCACCGCCGGATCGCCGGGATCGCGCCCGTCGGTGAAATAGAGCCGGAACAATGCATGAGCGAGCGACAGCCCCCGCCCCTCACGCTGGGCATGATCGATCAGGCGATGCGCGTCGAACGTATTATAGATGCGTCCGCCAGGCCGCTGCGCCATCTCGAAACCCAGCCCCGCCGCCATGGTGCGAATGCGTTCGCGCACTTCCCCGCCGCCGCCCGCCTGCGCGCCATATTTCTCGCGCAGATGCTCGGCGATATCCTGACCGCCCGGCGGCATATGCGGATTAAGCTCGAACGGCTGGAGACGGATTACCGGCGTCACCACATCGCCGGTGGCATCAAGGGCCTGCTCCAGGCCGAGCAGGCCGATCACGCACCATGGGCACACCACGTCCGAAATCACGTCGAAGGTCATCGTGCGGGTCATTGCGTTGCTCCGGGCATGAGATGGACCACATCGAAACCCTGCCCCTCGGCGGCGAGCAACAGCGTGCGGTGGCAATGGCATGGATCACGCTCGAAACAGAGCAACGCCGACGGCGCATCCTCCACCAGCGCGCGCATCTGCGCGGCGGCGGCCTGCGCCTCGGGCAGCGCGAGTTGCGCGTCATATACCTCGCGCAGAGTCGCGACGTCGCCCTTCTTCGCCGCGTCGCGCCCGCGTTTCGGGGTGCCGAGCGCCTTCAGATGAATGTATTCGATGCCGTGAGTCGCAAGCTCTCCGCCAAGCGGTGACTTGGAAAAGCCCGGCCGGCGCGACAGCGGCAGCGCGCGCACGTCGATCACCCGGCGCACCCCCGCCGCCTGAAGCGCGGCGAGGAACTCCGCCATCGTCGTGGCTTCATAACCGATGGTGTAAGCGGTCGTCATATCGTTTCCCGGCCAAGTTCGTGACTACGCCCCAGGCGATCAACGCCTGTCCCCCGAAATAGGTCGGCCAGATCAGGAAATGCGGCAAATTGCTGTTCGCCAGCCCCCCGGCGCCCGCGAAGATCAGCAAATCGGACAGGACGAACAACCACGCGCCCAGCGCGACGATATGGCGCGGAAAACGCGATCCGCTCGCCCCGCCCGCCATCGCACCAAGGCCCAGCGCATAAGCAGCAACGCCGACACCCGGCAGGATCAGCCACGCCGCGCCCGCCACGGCGATGGCCCCGATAGCGACAAACGCCCAGGGCGCGCCATTGCGTCGATAGAGCGCCACCGCGACGATATGTCCGGCGAGGAAGGCAAGCGCACCAACCTCCAGTCCCGCAATCTCCAGCAACACATCGCCCGCAGCACCAAGCGCGAGCACTGCGGCGATCAGCCATCCGTCGATGCCGCCCGCCCGTCGCGCCGCCCACAGCGCGAGAAGCGCGGCGCCCGCCCCCTTCCAAACCACGATCGCAGGCCCGCTCCACCCGGCGAGCACGGCGATCATGAAGCTTGCTCCGGCGACGAGCGCCGCGACGAATCCTATCCCCATGGCGATGTTGTAACGCAGGATCGCGCGCGCGCCAGCGGCTGGCGATCCGGGCCAAGCGGCGCTAACGCCTCGCGCCATGACCCACGACATTCATATCATCGGCGGCGGCCTCGCCGGATCGGAAGCCGCATGGCAGCTCGCCGAAGCCGGCATCCGCGTTCGCCTGTCCGAAATGCGCGGCGGCGGCGACATGACGCCGGCACACCAGAGCGACGCGCTCGCCGAACTCGTCTGCTCGAACAGCTTCCGCTCCGACGACGCGGAAAGCAACGCGGTCGGCCTGCTGCATCAGGAGATGCGCGCGCTTGGCTCGCTCGTCATGCGCGAGGGCGATGCGCATCGCGTGCCCGCCGGATCGGCGCTGGCAGTGGATCGCGATGGTTTCGCCGCGGGCGTAACGGCGGCGCTGGTCGCGCATCCGAACATCACGATCGTCCGCGAACGCGTCGACACGCTGCCCGACGGCCCCGCGATCATCGCCACCGGACCGCTCACCGCGCCATCGCTTGCCGATGCGATCGGCGCGGAGACGGGCAAGGACTCGCTCGCTTTCTTCGACGCGATCGCCCCAATCGTTCACCGCGACTCGATCGATATGGACGTGGCGTGGTTCCAGAGCCGCTGGGACAAGGGCGACGGCAAGGATTACATCAACTGCCCGCTCGACAAGCAGCAATATGAAACCTTCGTCGCCGCGCTGATCGCGGGCGAAAAGACCGAATATCGCGGCTGGGAAAACGTGCCCTATTTCGAAGGCTGCATGCCGATCGAGGTGATGGCGGAGCGCGGGCCGGAAACATTGCGCTTCGGCCCGATGAAGCCCGTCGGGCTCGACGATCCGCGCACCGGGCGCTGGCCGCATGCCGTGGTGCAGCTGCGACAGGACAATGCCAGCGGCACCCTGTGGAACATCGTCGGCTTTCAGACCAAGCTGAAGCACGCCGAGCAGGTGCGCCTGTTCCGCACCATTCCGGGGCTGGAGAATGCGGAATTCGCGCGGCTCGGCGGCCTGCATCGCAACACTTTCCTGCGCTCGCCGGAATTGCTCGATGGCGAGCTGCGGCTGAAATCGCGTCCGAACATCCGCTTCGCCGGGCAGGTGACCGGTTGCGAGGGCTATATTGAGAGCGCCAGCATCGGGCTCCTCGCCGGGCGCTTCGCCGCCGCCGAGCTGGCTGCGCGCGCGCTACAGACGCCGCCGGTGGAAACCGCGCTCGGCGCGCTGCTTCACCACATCACCGGCGCGGCGGTGGCCGAGACGTATCAGCCGATGAACGTCAATTTCGGGCTGTTCCCGCCGATCGAGGGCCGCACCAAGAAGGCCGATCGCAAACGGCTCTACACCGATCGCGCGCGCACCGCGCTCGCGGGCTGGGTCGCCTAGGCGCCTTAGTCCTCCGCAGCAGCCGGAGCCGGGGCGCAGACGCACTTCGGCTTCGGGCGCCGTTTCGGGGCGGTCGTGGCGAATTCGGCGCGGTCCAATGCACCGGAGCGATCGTGATCGGCGTCGGCGAATTTGGTGATCGTCTTCACCGCCCATTCGTCGAACGAAAGCTTGCCGTCGCCATTGGTGTCGAGCTTGGCGAATGCCTTGCGCCGGGATGCGAGATATTCTTCACGCGTGACGCGCCCGTCGCGATCCTTGTCATATCGGTCGAAACGCTTCTGCTCACGGGTGCGAGCGGTCGCTTCGGGCACTTCTGGCAACGCCTCATCGCTGGCGAGCGCCTGCGCCGGCGCGGGCGGCGGTGGAAGCATCGGATCCCGCGCCGCATCCCCATGGAACAGCACCCAACCCGCCGCGACCATCAAAAGCGCGGCAATGCCGCCAACCGCATAACGCCACATCTCCGGCCCTCCCCCTGCTTCGATATGACCAGACTATCGCCCGCCAAGCCAGTGGCGAAATAGCCGCATCGCCCGGCGGATACTGCCCGGCCGGGCGTCGCCACCCAGATCGCTTCGCGCCAGCAGCGCCATCCCCGATAGCGAGCGAAGCGCGCGCGGCCAGCGGTCCCCGCGCATAAGGCCATCCAGCCGCTCTGCCGCAATCTCACGCGCGCGCGGCTCACGGAGCCCCGCCAGTGCCCAGCCCGCGCCGGCATCGCGCAATCCCGGATGATCCCCGCCCAGCAATCTGGCCGCGATGCCGAACATCGCCTCACCGCGATCGACTGCATGACCGGCAAAGGCGGCCGCGGGATCGGTATCGATCGCGAGCAGCGCCTCCCACCCATCAACGATATGTGAAAGTTCCGCGCCGGTAATGCCGCTCGACAGGAGATGCGCGGCAGCGGCACGCAGGATCGGCTCGGCGGGTGCCGGCGCCCGGTCCAGCGCGACCAGCGCCTCATGCCACCATGTCAGCCGCATCTGCCCGATCAGCGGATCGCGCGCCGCCGCGACGATCTCTCCCAAGCGATCGTCCAGCGCCAGCAGCGCGGCCAGACCCGCGCGAGACGCAGCCGGCGCATAGGCGAGGATGATGCGCCGCTCGATCTCTCGCCCCTGATCGGGGATCGGCGATGGCGCTGGATCATGGGAGTTCATGAGCGACGCCTGCTCGGCGCCGACGGGCTCGTCAACCGTGCCGGGGTGTTTGAGGTTTTCTTAAGGCTGCCGAATTATGATCGAACCGGGACTATTTTTTGGGACAGGAATTCAGGCGAGATGGCGTCCTGGGCGCATCAGATAAAGCGACGCACGATCGGTCGACGCTCGTTGCGCGCGATCGTCAGCGATCGACGCGGGGCGACGATCATCGAATTTGCCGCCGTTGCTGCGCCGCTCATCGCCTTGCTCATCGCGATTCTGCAAACGGCACTGGTGTTCTTTTCGCAGCAAGCGCTGGAAACCAGCGCTGAGCGAACCGCACGCCAGCTGATCACCGGTGCGGCCCAAAGCGGCGGCATGACCCAGACGGCATTCAAGACGGCCGCCTGCGGCAACCTGCCCGCGTTCATGCAATGCGCCAACATGATGATCGACGTGCAGAACGCCTCCAGCTTCGCGTCCGTCAACGTCTCCGCGCCCGTGCTCACTTATGACAGCAATGGCAACGTCACCAACACCTGGGGTTTCGCCCCCGGCGGCGCGGGCAGCATCATCGTCATGCGTACGATGTATCGACTGCCCGTGGTGAGCGGCCCGCTGGGCTTTAACCTGTCGAACATGACCGGCAGCCAGCGGCTGCTGATCGCCACATCGGTGTTCAAGACCGAACCTTACGGAAGCGGCACGTGAACAGCTTGATCCGCACGATGATAGCCCGGCTGCGCGGTGATCGACGCGGCCTTGGTGCCGTGGAATTCGCGCTGATCGCGCCGTTCCTGATCCTGCTCTATCTGGGCGGATATCAGCTGATGGACGCGACCTCCGCCTATCGCAAGGTGACCACCACCACGCGCACGCTGGCGGACGTTACCTCGCAGTTCACGTCCGTGCAGTCGGCCGATCTCGACAATATCATGGGGGCGGCGGCGTCGGTTATGACGCCATATCCCGCGAGCAATGCGACAACGCGCATCTCCGAAATCGCGATCAGCGCCGCGGGGATGCCCAGCGTCGTGTGGAGCCGGGCGAACACCGGGCCGCTGCTTAAAACCACCGATCTCTATACGTCGACATTGCCGAACAGCGTGGTGCCGCTCCAGCTCCGCGTGCCGGGCACGAACCTGATCTATGCCGAGGTGACTTACGCCTATTCCCCGGTAGCCGGGGGGCAGTTGATCGGGCCGATGAGTTTCCGGGATCAGATTTTCATGAATCCGCGTCGTTCAACCGATATTCCTTGCACGGGCTGCTGATTATGTCGCTGCTATCAACATTCCGCATCGGATCGGCCTCCGTCCGAGATTTCCTCTCGCGCCTCCGCCGCGACATTTCCGGAAACGTGCTGATTCTGTTCGGCTTCGCGATCATTCCGATGGCCTTCGCCACGGGGATGGGCATCGACTATGCGCGCGCGGCAAAGTTGAGGACCAAGATGAACGCGCTGGCCGACGCGGCGGCGCTGGCCGGCGTCACCCAGACCATGATGAGCCTGGACGACGCCACCGCCACCCTCACCGCCCGCAACATGTTCAATACGCAAGCGGCCCTGCTCACGGGCGTAACCTATGATCCGTCAACGCTGGTCGTCACCGTCACGCACCCGACAGGCGCGGGCTCGCGCACGATGACGGTGAGCTATTCGGCACTGTCGCAAAATTCGTTCGGCGGCATCCTTGGCTCCCCGACGATCGCGATCGGCGGAACATCGACATCGAACAACGTTGTCGCGCCGAACATCGATTTCTACATGCTGCTCGACACCTCGCCCTCGATGCTGCTGCCGGCGACCAGCGCGGGGCTTTCGGCGATGATCAGCGCAACGAGCGGAGCGGTAAGCGGCGGATGCGCTTTCGCCTGCCACCAATCCAATCTAACGTATAACAGCTCCAGCAACACCGAGCTGGTATGCGATTCAAGCAAGAAAAATTGCAAAGATTTCTATACTGTTGCGGTGAATAACGGAATCGTTCTTCGGACCGACCTGCTTCACAATGCGGTGTCGAATCTTACAGATCTCGCCACCAGCATGTCGTCCAGCAACAAGGCAAAATATCGAATGGGCCTGTTCTCATTCGACAAGACATTCAAGCAACTATGGCCATCGGTTGTCGTTGCACCGAACGTCGACGCCAACCTTTCGACGGTGAAACTGCACGTCACGGATGCGCAGGTTATCACCTATTGCCAGAACAATTATTATCAGTGCGGGACGAACGACAACGATACCGCTACCAATTTCACCGGAGCTTTCACCGGCATCCAGGCAGCAATGCCGACGACCCCCGGGAACGGGACGAACTATAACAACGATACGCCACAGGCGGTGATGTTCCTGATCACGGATGGAATGTGGGACGAAAAGCGCCCGAGCGGGAAGCCGGAAGGCCCGATCTCGACGACGGCGTGCACGGCGATCAAAGCGCGCGGCATTCGCATCGCGGTGCTCTACACCGAATATCTGCCGGGATCGGTGGGCACCGACTCCTGGTCGATCACCAATGTGAAGACCCCGTATCTCTCGCCGACCGACAAGATCAGCCCGCCGCTCCAGCAATGCGCCTCGCCGGGCCTTTATACCAAGGTGACGACCGACAGCGATATTTCGACCGCGCTGGCACAATTGT
Protein-coding sequences here:
- the efp gene encoding elongation factor P, with amino-acid sequence MKISGVDIRPGNIIEYENGIWRAVKIQHTQPGKGGAYMQVELKNLRDGRKNNVRFRSAETVERVRLDTKDFQFLFAEGDGLVFMDKDTYDQVTLPRDLLGDAAAFLQDGMDVVMELYDDEAISVQLPDTIEATIVEADAVVKGQTASSSYKPAVLDNGVRIMVPPHIASGTRIVVDVYEQAYVRRAD
- the thiE gene encoding thiamine phosphate synthase, with translation MDEEDPLGPLDPDFAAAFVRDLRRPPCQLYLISPLDVSGGFGDRLARALDAGDVAAFQYRVKGVDQHEAARLAEPLQRICADRECAFIVNDSISLAKRLGADGVHLGQEDGDPREARTVLGPNVQIGVTCHDSRHLAMEAGEAGADYVAFGAFYPTSTKEVRHHPEPVILSWWSALFELPCVAIGGITPANAPPLVAAGADFLAVSNAVWGGDEAAAVRAFTEVLAQR
- a CDS encoding STAS/SEC14 domain-containing protein, which encodes MLVIEVADDGLVELVVDGTITRADFDKVVTTLEGEFGTHGKVNIVEVVRKFGGIAPHLWWQDVKWSFGHLDRFGRCAMVTDSGWIGPVARVVAAMLPIELKTFGMSELEAARAWARGTA
- a CDS encoding DsbA family oxidoreductase, which encodes MTRTMTFDVISDVVCPWCVIGLLGLEQALDATGDVVTPVIRLQPFELNPHMPPGGQDIAEHLREKYGAQAGGGGEVRERIRTMAAGLGFEMAQRPGGRIYNTFDAHRLIDHAQREGRGLSLAHALFRLYFTDGRDPGDPAVLAEAARTAGLDEAAARAVIESGVYAADVRAAEQEWRQNGVTSVPTIIVDERYIIQGAQEPAAYERAIRRIAAEN
- a CDS encoding DUF488 domain-containing protein, which produces MTTAYTIGYEATTMAEFLAALQAAGVRRVIDVRALPLSRRPGFSKSPLGGELATHGIEYIHLKALGTPKRGRDAAKKGDVATLREVYDAQLALPEAQAAAAQMRALVEDAPSALLCFERDPCHCHRTLLLAAEGQGFDVVHLMPGATQ
- a CDS encoding lysoplasmalogenase family protein, producing MARGVSAAWPGSPAAGARAILRYNIAMGIGFVAALVAGASFMIAVLAGWSGPAIVVWKGAGAALLALWAARRAGGIDGWLIAAVLALGAAGDVLLEIAGLEVGALAFLAGHIVAVALYRRNGAPWAFVAIGAIAVAGAAWLILPGVGVAAYALGLGAMAGGASGSRFPRHIVALGAWLFVLSDLLIFAGAGGLANSNLPHFLIWPTYFGGQALIAWGVVTNLAGKRYDDRLHHRL
- the trmFO gene encoding methylenetetrahydrofolate--tRNA-(uracil(54)-C(5))-methyltransferase (FADH(2)-oxidizing) TrmFO, coding for MTHDIHIIGGGLAGSEAAWQLAEAGIRVRLSEMRGGGDMTPAHQSDALAELVCSNSFRSDDAESNAVGLLHQEMRALGSLVMREGDAHRVPAGSALAVDRDGFAAGVTAALVAHPNITIVRERVDTLPDGPAIIATGPLTAPSLADAIGAETGKDSLAFFDAIAPIVHRDSIDMDVAWFQSRWDKGDGKDYINCPLDKQQYETFVAALIAGEKTEYRGWENVPYFEGCMPIEVMAERGPETLRFGPMKPVGLDDPRTGRWPHAVVQLRQDNASGTLWNIVGFQTKLKHAEQVRLFRTIPGLENAEFARLGGLHRNTFLRSPELLDGELRLKSRPNIRFAGQVTGCEGYIESASIGLLAGRFAAAELAARALQTPPVETALGALLHHITGAAVAETYQPMNVNFGLFPPIEGRTKKADRKRLYTDRARTALAGWVA
- a CDS encoding EF-hand domain-containing protein, whose amino-acid sequence is MWRYAVGGIAALLMVAAGWVLFHGDAARDPMLPPPPAPAQALASDEALPEVPEATARTREQKRFDRYDKDRDGRVTREEYLASRRKAFAKLDTNGDGKLSFDEWAVKTITKFADADHDRSGALDRAEFATTAPKRRPKPKCVCAPAPAAAED
- a CDS encoding pilus assembly protein, giving the protein MASWAHQIKRRTIGRRSLRAIVSDRRGATIIEFAAVAAPLIALLIAILQTALVFFSQQALETSAERTARQLITGAAQSGGMTQTAFKTAACGNLPAFMQCANMMIDVQNASSFASVNVSAPVLTYDSNGNVTNTWGFAPGGAGSIIVMRTMYRLPVVSGPLGFNLSNMTGSQRLLIATSVFKTEPYGSGT
- a CDS encoding pilus assembly protein encodes the protein MNSLIRTMIARLRGDRRGLGAVEFALIAPFLILLYLGGYQLMDATSAYRKVTTTTRTLADVTSQFTSVQSADLDNIMGAAASVMTPYPASNATTRISEIAISAAGMPSVVWSRANTGPLLKTTDLYTSTLPNSVVPLQLRVPGTNLIYAEVTYAYSPVAGGQLIGPMSFRDQIFMNPRRSTDIPCTGC
- a CDS encoding pilus assembly protein TadG-related protein produces the protein MLILFGFAIIPMAFATGMGIDYARAAKLRTKMNALADAAALAGVTQTMMSLDDATATLTARNMFNTQAALLTGVTYDPSTLVVTVTHPTGAGSRTMTVSYSALSQNSFGGILGSPTIAIGGTSTSNNVVAPNIDFYMLLDTSPSMLLPATSAGLSAMISATSGAVSGGCAFACHQSNLTYNSSSNTELVCDSSKKNCKDFYTVAVNNGIVLRTDLLHNAVSNLTDLATSMSSSNKAKYRMGLFSFDKTFKQLWPSVVVAPNVDANLSTVKLHVTDAQVITYCQNNYYQCGTNDNDTATNFTGAFTGIQAAMPTTPGNGTNYNNDTPQAVMFLITDGMWDEKRPSGKPEGPISTTACTAIKARGIRIAVLYTEYLPGSVGTDSWSITNVKTPYLSPTDKISPPLQQCASPGLYTKVTTDSDISTALAQLFQAAVATARLTN